The following proteins are co-located in the Anser cygnoides isolate HZ-2024a breed goose chromosome 2, Taihu_goose_T2T_genome, whole genome shotgun sequence genome:
- the SLC25A32 gene encoding solute carrier family 25 member 32 produces MSAAPGAQGPAAAGGPPGVPVRSLLRHVQLESLAAGLSGGVVSTLVLHPLDLVKIRFAVSDGLELRPKYNGILHCMTTVWKHEGLRGLYQGVTPNMLGAGASWGLYFFFYNAIKAYKKEGKLESLSATEHLVSAAEAGAMTLCITNPIWVTKTRLVLQYDAGVDPSKRQYRGMSDALIKIYKTEGIRGLYKGFVPGLFGTSHGALQFMAYEDLKLRYNKYRNRVSDTKLNTAEYITMAAVSKIFAVSATYPYQVVRARLQDQHNTYSGVFDVIRRTWRKEGIHGFYKGIIPNVIRVTPACCITFVVYENVSGFLLGFRKENN; encoded by the exons ATGAGCGCGGCGCCGGGcgcccagggccccgccgccgccgggggccCGCCGGGGGTGCCGGTGCGGTCCCTGCTGCGCCACGTGCAGCTGGAGAGCCTGGCGGCCGGGCTGAGCGGCGGCGTCGTGTCCACGCTGGTGCTGCACCCGCTGGACCTGGTCAAGATCCGCTTCgcag tgagtGATGGATTGGAGCTGAGGCCAAAATACAATGGGATCCTCCACTGCATGACTACTGTCTGGAAGCATGAAGGGCTACGAGGCTTATACCAAGGGGTAACTCCCAAcatgctgggagcaggggcttcCTGGGGACTTTACTTTTTCTT TTACAATGCCATCAAAGCTTacaagaaggaagggaagctgGAGAGTCTCAGCGCAACTGAACACCTAGTGTCAGCTGCAGAGGCTG GAGCCATGACTCTCTGCATTACGAACCCGATATGGGTAACGAAGACGCGACTTGTATTACAATATGATGCTGGTGTTGATCCATCAAAGCGGCAATACAGAGGAATGTCTGATGCTCTTATAAAGATATACAAGACAGAGGGCATACGTGGCTTGTACAAG GGATTTGTGCCTGGTCTGTTTGGAACTTCACATGGAGCACTTCAATTCATGGCTTATGAAGATTTGAAATTGAGATACAACAAGTATAGAAACAGAGTATCAGATACAAAATTG aacaCTGCAGAATACATAACGATGGCAGCTGTATCCAAAATATTTGCTGTGTCAGCAACTTATCCCTATCAAGTTGTACGAGCTCGTCTTCAAGATCAGCATAATACATATTCTGGTGTGTTTGATGTGATCCGCAGGACATGGAG gaaagaaggaattcATGGATTTTACAAAGGAATTATCCCCAATGTGATCAGAGTGACTCCTGCTTGCTGCATTACTTTTGTAGTTTATGAAAATGTGTCTGGTTTTTTACTTggttttagaaaagaaaataattaa